In Symphalangus syndactylus isolate Jambi chromosome 14, NHGRI_mSymSyn1-v2.1_pri, whole genome shotgun sequence, one DNA window encodes the following:
- the MRPL35 gene encoding large ribosomal subunit protein bL35m isoform X1 yields the protein MAASAFAGAVRAASGILRPLNILASSTYRNSVKNASLISAWSTGRFSHIQTPVVSSTPRLTTSERNLTCGHTSAILNRVAPVLPSVVKLPVRSLTYFSARKGKRKTVKAVIYRFLRLHCGLWVRRKAGYKKKLWKKTPARKKRLREFVFCNKTQSKLLDKMTTSFWKRRNWYVDDPYQKYHDRTNLKV from the exons ATGGCTGCCTCTGCCTTTGCTGGTGCAGTGAGAGCAGCTTCAG GAATCCTACGGCCCCTGAATATTTTGGCATCTTCAACCTACCGCAACTCTGTCAAGAATGCCTCTCTTATTTCTGCATGGTCCACTGGACGTTTTAGTCATATTCAGACACCAGTTGTTTCCTCTACTCCCAGACTTACCACGTCTGAGAGAAACCTGACATGTGGGCATACCTCAGCGATCCTTAATAG agtgGCCCCCGTGCTTCCAAGTGTCGTGAAGCTGCCAGTCAGATCTCTAACATACTTCAGTGcaagaaaaggcaaaagaaagacCGTGAAAGCTGTCATCTATAGGTTTCTTCGACTTCATTGTGGCCTTTGGGTGAGGAGAAAG GCTGGCTATAagaaaaaattatggaaaaagaCACCTGCAAGGAAGAAGCGATTGAGGGAATTTGTATTCTGCAATAAAACCCAGAGTAAACTCTTAGATAAAATGACAACGTCCTTCTGGAAGAGGCGAAACTGGTATGTTGATGATCCTTATCAGAAGTATCATGATCGAACAAACCTGAAAGTATAG
- the MRPL35 gene encoding large ribosomal subunit protein bL35m isoform X2 has translation MAASAFAGAVRAASGILRPLNILASSTYRNSVKNASLISAWSTGRFSHIQTPVVSSTPRLTTSERNLTCGHTSAILNRVAPVLPSVVKLPVRSLTYFSARKGKRKTVKAVIYRFLRLHCGLWVRRKAGYKKKLWKKTPARKKRLREFVFCNKTQSKLLDKMTTSFWKRRNWHSPICR, from the exons ATGGCTGCCTCTGCCTTTGCTGGTGCAGTGAGAGCAGCTTCAG GAATCCTACGGCCCCTGAATATTTTGGCATCTTCAACCTACCGCAACTCTGTCAAGAATGCCTCTCTTATTTCTGCATGGTCCACTGGACGTTTTAGTCATATTCAGACACCAGTTGTTTCCTCTACTCCCAGACTTACCACGTCTGAGAGAAACCTGACATGTGGGCATACCTCAGCGATCCTTAATAG agtgGCCCCCGTGCTTCCAAGTGTCGTGAAGCTGCCAGTCAGATCTCTAACATACTTCAGTGcaagaaaaggcaaaagaaagacCGTGAAAGCTGTCATCTATAGGTTTCTTCGACTTCATTGTGGCCTTTGGGTGAGGAGAAAG GCTGGCTATAagaaaaaattatggaaaaagaCACCTGCAAGGAAGAAGCGATTGAGGGAATTTGTATTCTGCAATAAAACCCAGAGTAAACTCTTAGATAAAATGACAACGTCCTTCTGGAAGAGGCGAAACTG GCACTCCCccatttgcagatga